In the genome of Aspergillus flavus chromosome 8, complete sequence, one region contains:
- a CDS encoding F5/8 type C domain protein, with translation MKTSFLLAAIGFLYRLPCSAAQTLNIVAHQDDDLLFLSPDLLHEIQGGRRVRTVFLTAGDAGEVSSGYWEQRQAGSQAAYAQMADVSDIWTQSDAGIDGKNIPTFTLDGNPDISLVFLQLPDGNGYGNGFPSTGSVSLQQLWQSEISSIQTVNGSTSYTSDELLDTLATLMSDFNPDRINTQDYAHAYGDNDHSDHHTTAYYVQKAAERYSTTHTLTGYTGYSIASMAQNVFGDDLNAKQSAFFTYAAHDSKVCHDSASCGNGNEAQWLQRQYAVTGEPVTNARLLNSRRTVGLRENVVLDGTQSRDPNGASLTYQWTQTSGADVVLSNATAARPSFTSPKSSETLGFSLVVGNGNTRSTPAKVTVVATNLENVARNATATASSQNSDGGQTAEKALDGIIDGYPGTATTEWATVGGKAGSTLRLTWAQPQSISEVYLYDRPNVDDQVTGGILQFDNGSNITVHVLDNYGRPNRIQFEAKTTRSLLFIVTSVSPSTRNVGLAEIEVYGASSG, from the coding sequence ATGAAGACTTCATTTCTTCTCGCAGCCATTGGCTTCCTATACCGGCTACCATGTTCGGCTGCACAGACCCTGAACATCGTCGCGcatcaggatgatgatctaCTGTTCCTCAGCCCCGACCTTCTGCATGAAATTCAAGGTGGCCGCAGAGTTCGCACAGTTTTCCTGACTGCAGGCGATGCAGGGGAAGTTTCTAGTGGCTACTGGGAGCAACGCCAGGCGGGCTCCCAGGCCGCATACGCGCAGATGGCCGATGTAAGTGACATCTGGACGCAATCGGACGCTGGCATTGACGGGAAGAACATCCCCACCTTCACACTCGATGGGAATCCAGATATATCACTGGTCTTCCTCCAATTGCCCGACGGTAATGGCTACGGAAATGGATTTCCGAGTACCGGAAGTGTCAGTCTCCAGCAACTCTGGCAGTCGGAAATCAGTAGCATTCAAACGGTGAACGGATCGACCAGCTATACAAGTGACGAGCTTCTTGACACACTCGCTACTTTGATGAGTGATTTCAATCCTGATCGGATTAATACTCAAGACTACGCCCATGCTTATGGTGATAATGACCATAGCGACCACCACACCACGGCTTATTATGTGCAAAAGGCAGCCGAACGATACTCCACCACGCATACTTTGACAGGGTACACTGGGTATTCGATCGCATCGATGGCCCAGAACGTGTTTGGGGATGACCTCAACGCCAAGCAATCCGCTTTCTTCACATATGCTGCTCACGATTCGAAAGTTTGCCATGACTCAGCCAGTTGTGGTAATGGCAATGAGGCACAGTGGCTGCAGCGCCAGTATGCTGTCACAGGAGAACCAGTAACGAACGCCCGTCTCCTTAATAGTCGGCGGACGGTTGGATTAAGGGAGAATGTCGTGCTTGATGGTACGCAAAGTAGAGACCCCAACGGTGCCTCCCTTACTTATCAGTGGACACAGACTAGTGGAGCCGATGTCGTCCTCTCCAACGCCACAGCAGCGCGCCCGTCATTCACCAGTCCTAAATCGTCGGAAACACTGGGGTTCAGCTTAGTAGTCGGGAATGGAAATACAAGGAGTACGCCGGCAAAAGTGACGGTGGTTGCAACTAATCTAGAGAATGTCGCCCGCAACGCAACGGCGACCGCATCTTCGCAGAATTCTGACGGTGGCCAGACAGCGGAAAAGGCCCTTGACGGAATAATCGATGGTTATCCAGGAACAGCAACCACAGAATGGGCAACGGTGGGTGGAAAAGCTGGGAGCACTTTGAGGCTTACATGGGCCCAACCGCAGTCAATCTCCGAAGTCTATCTCTACGACCGTCCAAACGTCGATGACCAAGTTACTGGCGGTATTCTTCAGTTTGATAATGGAAGTAACATTACCGTTCATGTACTAGACAATTATGGGAGACCCAACCGGATTCAATTCGAGGCGAAAACCACGCGAAGTCTCTTATTCATAGTAACGTCCGTTAGCCCGTCTACTCGTAATGTTGGCCTGGCAGAGATAGAGGTGTACGGGGCTTCATCCGGCTGA
- a CDS encoding putative glutathione S-transferase — translation MTTPKITLYTNHRCPWAHRAHIALKELGLNYEEVIIDLTKPREPWYLDINPRGLVPSITYGEHIITESAVVAQFLADAHPSHLLPPSNSENGALQRARIAFFVDTFFSKVQPHFQTSLRASITEERDAAAEALVAAIKSELEPQLPEGSDGKGPFFGGSEKLTLAEVLTGSFLLRILSFHRHGLLSEKLPSLLEDTPRFKRWAEATVQQDSVNYIWDEKVSADAIKAKLAALAKK, via the exons ATGACCACTCCAAAGATCACGCTGTATACCAACCACCGGTGTCCCTGGGCCCACCGTGCTCATATTGCCCTCAAAGAATTGGGACTGAACTACGAGGAAGTCATCATTGACCTGACCAAGCCACGAGAGCCATGGTATCTGGACATTAACCCG CGCGGCCTTGTCCCCTCGATCACCTACGGTGAGCACATCATCACGGAGTCTGCCGTTGTTGCCCAATTCCTGGCCGACGCCCATCCGTCgcacctccttcctccgtCCAACAGCGAGAACGGTGCCCTTCAACGCGCTCGTATCGCCTTCTTCGTCGACACCTTCTTCAGCAAGGTCCAACCCCACTTCCAGACATCCTTGCGCGCCTCCATCACAGAGGAGCGGGACGCTGCCGCTGAGGCGCTCGTCGCTGCGATCAAATCAGAACTGGAGCCTCAGTTGCCGGAGGGTTCCGATGGCAAAGGTCCATTCTTTGGCGGTAGCGAGAAACTGACGTTGGCCGAGGTGCTGACCGGTTCATTCCTGCTGCGCATTCTCTCCTTCCACAGACATGGTTTGCTGAGTGAGAAGCTTCCTAGCTTGCTGGAGGACACGCCGCGGTTCAAGCGGTGGGCGGAAGCAACGGTGCAGCAGGACAGTGTAAACTATATCTGGGACGAGAAGGTGTCGGCTGATGCGATCAAGGCCAAGCTGGCGGCGCTTGCCAAGAAGTGA
- a CDS encoding fumarylacetoacetate hydrolase, whose protein sequence is MPSEPTIPPDSPFTLHNIPFGVISTTSDPKPRCATALGHHAIDLCLLWKDKDDLEPNQSLYDIFSQPSLNAFAALSAKTRSRVREILIHDLSTGRVPKQCFIPLDQAHMHLPMKIWGYSDFFCSLEHAQNCAPLTGGEVTRNFFYAPSVYNGRASSVMPSSTPVRRPKGIRWDHESGQPVFGPAVQMDFELEMGYFVSKPIPMGETIKAIDAPDHIFGFVLLNDWSSRDIQAFEMTPLGPFHSKGFGTSISPWIITLDALKPFACEPEHVHSATEFDHQRYVERATATFDIRLNASLIRNGERYNTTESNLRYLYWTPYQQLAHHASAGCGIETGDLMGTGTISGQHEGELGCLFEATKGGSRPLKFPNGTTVRYLEDGDEIVLEAWCDNGTRRIGFGECRGKLLPSL, encoded by the exons ATGCCCTCCGAACCCACCATCCCCCCCGATTCACCGTTTACTTTGCATAATATTCCGTTTGGAGTAATCTCAACTACCTCTGACCCTAAACCACGCTGTGCCACGGCTCTTGGACATCATGCGATTGACCTATGCTTGTTGTGGAAGGATAAGGATGACCTCGAGCCCAACCAAAGCCTTTACGATATTTTCAGTCAA CCCTCGCTCAATGCATTTGCGGCTCTAAGCGCAAAAACGAGGTCCCGAGTGAGAGAAATTCTCATTCACGATTTATCAACTGGACGTGTACCAAAACAATGTTTTATTCCACTCGACCAAGCTCATATGCACCTTCCGATGAAGATTTGGGGCTACTCGGACTTCTTTTGCTCGCTGGAACACGCGCAGAAT TGTGCTCCTTTGACTGGGGGCGAGGTCACGCGGAACTTCTTTTATGCTCCCTCTGTTTACAATGGAAGAGCATCAAGCGTCATGCCATCCTCCACTCCTGTGCGACGGCCGAAAGGTATTAGATGGGACCATGAGAGCGGTCAGCCAGTCTTTGGTCCAGCGGTCCAGATGGACTTTGAGCTGGAGATGGGATACTTTGTTTCGAAGCCCATCCCTATGGGAGAGACTATCAAAGCGATCGATGCACCGGATCATATCTTCGGGTTTGTTCTTTTGAATGATTGGTCCAGTCGAGATATTCAAGCGTTTGAAATGACTCCATTAGGTCCTTTCCACTCCAAAG GATTTGGAACCAGTATATCCCCCTGGATTATCACACTGGATGCACTTAAACCCTTTGCTTGTGAGCCTGAACATGTCCATTCTGCTACTGAATTCGACCATCAGCGTTATGTAGAACGCGCAACTGCCACATTTGATATACGATTAAATGCGTCGCTCATTA GGAATGGGGAAAGGTATAATACTACAGAGAGCAACCTACGCTATCTTTACTGGACCCCATATCAACAGCTCGCGCACCATGCATCCGCAGGTTGTGGTATCGAGACAGGTGACTTGATGGGTACAGGAACAATATCTGGCCAG CACGAAGGCGAACTGGGATGCCTTTTCGAGGCAACTAAGGGTGGCAGTCGACCACTTAAATTTCCTAACGGCACCACAGTTAGGTATTTGGAAGACGGAGATGAGATAGTTCTGGAAGCCTGGTGTGATAATGGTACAAGGCGTATCGGCTTTGGTGAATGTCGGGGAAAATTATTGCCATCTTTGTAA
- a CDS encoding putative 4-hydroxyphenylpyruvate dioxygenase, with product MLGNKLAISSLSLGQHPSHLLDHKVEVAASHGFAGIEIVFSDIEVYAREKSLSLSEAASEIQKICETHGIEVVSLAPFENFEGHNSLVEERLQLAAKWIDIAKILKAAYLQVPAQYSSDCTGEEAVIVMELQQLADLARAQQPIIAIAYEPMSWSTHCSTWQSALHIIQRVDRPNFGLCLDTFHELTRLWASPFDPSGKLPNADQNLRESLRDFQDHCPLDKIFYVQLSDGERFDPPFSTSHPWYLEGEAPQFTWSRHARPFPLEAEMGGYMPIPEVARSWIADKGFNGWVSLEIFDRRMREPAFQPETAARRGSYSWRKLQDALSITSHI from the coding sequence ATGCTAGGCAATAAATTAGCAATCAGCAGCTTGTCATTAGGCCAGCACCCTTCCCACCTCTTAGACCACAAAGTTGAGGTCGCTGCTTCTCATGGTTTTGCGGGCATTGAGATCGTGTTCTCCGACATTGAAGTCTACGCGCGAGAGAAGAGTCTTTCCTTATCGGAGGCAGCATCAGAGATTCAAAAGATATGTGAAACGCACGGGATCGAGGTTGTGTCCCTGGCTCCATTTGAGAACTTCGAAGGGCACAACTCGCTTGTCGAGGAAAGGCTCCAACTTGCTGCGAAGTGGATCGATATTGCGAAAATACTGAAGGCAGCATATCTACAAGTGCCGGCTCAGTATAGCAGTGACTGCACCGGGGAGGAGGCGGTGATCGTAATGGAGTTGCAACAGCTGGCGGATCTTGCCCGTGCCCAACAGCCGATTATCGCTATTGCCTATGAGCCAATGTCATGGTCCACACATTGCTCGACATGGCAAAGTGCTCTACACATTATCCAACGTGTGGATCGACCGAACTTTGGACTTTGTTTAGATACCTTCCATGAGCTCACGAGACTGTGGGCCAGTCCGTTCGATCCATCGGGTAAGCTGCCCAACGCGGACCAGAATCTGCGAGAATCACTACGTGATTTCCAAGATCATTGCCCTCTAGACAAGATCTTCTATGTGCAGCTCTCAGACGGGGAGCGGTTCGATCCTCCCTTTTCAACGTCCCACCCGTGGTATCTCGAAGGCGAGGCGCCACAGTTTACTTGGTCACGCCACGCTCGACCATTCCCCCTGGAGGCCGAGATGGGTGGATACATGCCAATACCAGAAGTCGCAAGGTCCTGGATTGCAGATAAagggttcaatggctgggTGTCTTTGGAGATCTTTGATCGGAGAATGCGGGAGCCTGCGTTTCAACCAGAGACCGCTGCACGGCGCGGCAGCTATTCCTGGCGAAAGCTGCAGGATGCGCTGTCGATTACTAGTCATATTTAG